From Triticum aestivum cultivar Chinese Spring unplaced genomic scaffold, IWGSC CS RefSeq v2.1 scaffold181639, whole genome shotgun sequence:
CCCACCAGGCCGGCCATCGATCTCCGGCGATGACGCAcggccatcaccatcaccaccatcatcacagcggcggccatcaccaccaccacgggcaccatcaccaccaccacggCCATCATCACCATCACGACAGCCAGCAGGCGCCCGCGCTGCCGGGGTTCCCCGTCCCGTACTCTTACCTTCCGACGACGGTCGGGGCGCCTCTCCTCGAGCACAGGCCCAAGCCGGACTGCTCCGATTCTGACTCCGACGGCGGACTCTACAACTGCACGGTACGTAATCCACGTGCCCATGGATGCATACACAATGATGCCG
This genomic window contains:
- the LOC123176986 gene encoding uncharacterized histidine-rich protein DDB_G0274557 encodes the protein MTHGHHHHHHHHSGGHHHHHGHHHHHHGHHHHHDSQQAPALPGFPVPYSYLPTTVGAPLLEHRPKPDCSDSDSDGGLYNCTLVACLILAVVCILVYMFG